The following are from one region of the Juglans regia cultivar Chandler chromosome 10, Walnut 2.0, whole genome shotgun sequence genome:
- the LOC118349562 gene encoding homologous-pairing protein 2 homolog: MPLNSQNVADYLQKFNLKKVVVQKALDTLADTGEISFSRSTVSRRFTSPDKTNLTSRTTKSLIGWRKKNASLQQHLQEQRKAVGEVEGGKTRFNLGKSVNLCNAMKTVGDSSALLRPRLLPLLILVLYHVHECIVSLM; the protein is encoded by the exons ATGccattaaattcacaaaatgTGGCCGATTATTTGCAAAAGTTTAACCTCAAGAAGGTGGTAGTTCAAAAGGCATTGGATACTCTGGCTGATACTGGAGAGATCTCGTTCTCAAGGAGTACGGTAAGCAGAAGATTTACATCACCCGACAAGACCAATTTGACATCCCGAACAACGAAGAGCTTAATAggatggaggaaaaaaaatgccaGCCTTCAGCAACACCTCCAGGAGCAAAGAAAAGCAGTCGGCGAGGTCGAGGGAG GAAAAACCAGATTCAACCTGGGAAAGTCTGTGAATTTATGTAATGCGATGAAAACTGTGGGTGACAGCAGTGCTCTGCTTCGGCCTCGGCTTCTTCCGCTTTTGATTTTAGTGCTTTACCATGTGCATGAGTGTATTGTAAGTTTGATGTAA